From the Dehalococcoidia bacterium genome, the window CGGTGAACCATCTGCGGGTCTTCATAGTGGACGGGTACGAGCCGGTGCGTGAGAAGCTCGCCGCCCGACTATCGAAGTCAGGCCTCCAGGTCATCGGGCATACCGGCAACCCGGAGGAGGCTGTTCGACTGACGCAGACACTGGCTCCGGATCTGGTGCTGGTGGACATCAGGAGCATGGCGAGCAGCGGCGCGCCGGCCCTGTGCGCAAATCTGGCGCGCGTGCAACCAAAGACGCCTATCGTC encodes:
- a CDS encoding response regulator transcription factor — encoded protein: MTDDGGAVNHLRVFIVDGYEPVREKLAARLSKSGLQVIGHTGNPEEAVRLTQTLAPDLVLVDIRSMASSGAPALCANLARVQPKTPIVILTSYVDDEVRVLGTEAGVSACLQKTIGSRDLAKNLKSIATQHRKAQLFEGR